The DNA segment CGCTCAGCAATTAACATTCTTCTGTCGATTATGGTGCTTCCCCCTTCACTACCACAATTTGCCTATCCGGAATTTGACTTCGGACTCAAATGAAAAGTAAGCGTGCAAATGCATTGAATATTCTGCGACTAATAGTTCCAAACTTTATGCTAGGCCGCTGACTTTCATTCAACTTAAAGCGCGCTtgatgaatattttaatgaatgccCTGCAAGTTGAGACGGATGCTCAGAACACTCATATGCTGCTTGGCGGATTGTTGCTCTGCGTCCAGGATGCGGTTACTTTCGAAGAGTGCGAGTTAAGCGGCAATGAGCATTTAAGCGGACCAACTGGTCAAAATCATGAAGATAATTTGCTTAGCTCCGGTAAGAGAACATTGTCAGAttgaaagcaaatatttaatttgatgcTTTTTcgtttcaattatttataattttttgtgcattttgttttttgttgatctATCTGGTTTGAATTGGTGTTGCCAATGTCGTTGTGTCATCAGCCTACTCGGAGCGTTCCGCTTCGTTAGTCAGCGGCACAGTAAGCTTTGGTGGGCAAACCCCAGCAATGAGCTCGCGTGACACAGCCTCAGCTCACGAGTATCCGAGTCTGACTATATCCGATGATATATCGGTGGATTTTACACATGATTTCGAGAGCATTGCATCATATGGTAAAGTAGATCCATTTCAAAATTCcaattatgttatatttatgtttgtgtatttgtgcttcatattgcatttttatctCAACATTAATCTTGtgcattttctattaaataatgaaaaacaattcgAAATATTGCAGATAACGCACACGCTTTGTTTGTACGGGCTACTTATTTGGTTTGCCACCGCCTCATTTCCTCGTGGAAAACGGATTTAAATGTTTCACTAGCGGCTCTGGAGCTGTTGTCCGGATTGGCACGCCTGCACATACGTGAAACAGGTAGAGTACATGGCTTGCACACATGATTTATGATGTGTTTAATTCTCCTACAATATAGCAAATGTAAATTCTTCTCATCCTCACTGTTATTTGTCCTGTTCCTCACCACACTCTATTTTCCATTTGAACTTGTTAATGTTAATAACTAAAACACTGCAGCAAGGAAATTAGCAAATGGTAATTTACTAACTATACTAACAAATCTCaccacttttatttttttcttttcttttgtgtttctCTTCTCTACCACCCACTCAATAATCCTTATCGGTTCATATCGCAtcactaaaaatattaaatcacaATCGTACGGCggtaattgttttatttgataactacatatatgcatatttatatgttttgtgttttaatttcaacGGTCACCATGTAAATAACCCACACAACCAAACACCACCTGAacccacatacatacatcttAGATTCTTTAGTCAAAATTGTCGAACCAAGCCAAAATCTAACGATAATCTCCACAGACGCTCTAGAGTGCAAGCGGGCAGTCAAGTGGATATGTGACTATATTTGCTATCAATGCTCTCGACCTCCGCCTGCCCACAGCAAGGATCTGCACAGCACAATCGTTGCAGCGTTTCAATGTACAGCAGCATGGCTGATGCAGCATCCATACTTGCTGCAGGATAAAGATTGCCTGCAAACAGTCCTGGAGGTTGTCGAGCTGGGTATATCTGGTAcgaaaagccaaagcaaaaatgGCGATTTACCCAAATTCAAAGATGAAAAAGAACTTAAGCCTGCTTCAATGAGAGTTCGTGACGCGGCAGAGAATCTGCTTACAATTATACTGGAGCAGGTCGGCTATTTCCCAAGCGAGTGCGGCCCAGAGTCCATATCTTCACTCTTAAATGAACTGGCCTTAATCAAACATTGCACGCATCCGACTGGAGATGGATCTGTTGGTGTTTGCAACACTGAGCAAGCAATTTCCAagtttaagtattttgttacCGAAAACTCGACTATTTTGGCGCTTCTAGAAGAGCCTTTAGGTAACGATCAGGATCCGCAACCAACAATCACTCGTAAGTAGAAATCGCACAGTTcatgatttaataataatcaatttcatttaaattcgcAGTCCTTATAAGGGGTCCATTTGGTCGACATGCCTGGACCATGCAACTGCGCCATCTACCGCGCAGCAAGTCTGGCATCAAGTACCATGCCGTTAATCCAGGTCGACCCATACCCTTGAATGACATAACACAACGTCCCGAGTGTGAGCAAAAAAATTTCCCCGAAGGTGTTGATAAAGTGCAGCCCTGCGTGGCCGACTACTCAATACCAACCATTGAACAAATACGTGAGCAGTATGGTGCCAGTATAATAGGTGATTTGGAAGCAATGCTTGAAAACCAAAGCATACATGAGAAGCTAGCTTGGGCAGAATCTGACAATAGCATGGACAGTCTGTCACATGCTCAGGAATGCATACCTCCCGCTGTCTGCCACGAGTTCCACGCGGCTCGTCTGTTTCTATCTCACTTTGGTTTCCTTAACTTTGAGATACGTAATCCGCAGAATCCAAATGAATCTTTGGGAGCACCGCCGCAAAGGCCACTGATTGTACTCGACACGACAGCCAGCGCTTTTGCTGCAGACTTAGAGAATCTAGATAAACTCAGCGCTCGCACACACGATACTGTTTATGTATTCTACGTAAAGGTAAGGCGTAACTCATTGAAATCATTCTATCAAAATCGTTTCGAAACATTGTCTTTGCCTTTTTCAGGCGGGTCAGACAAGTGCGTCTCAAATAATTGCCAATATGGCAGAGGATCAGACATATGACTCACACTTTGCCAACATGCTCCAAACATTAGGTTGGCCAGTTCAGGTGGCGGATCACTCGGGATGGACTGGCTTCGTACACAATTCATGGTCCCTCAAAAACACAACGGAATCGACAGATCGCAATCAATCAAATGTATCTAACGAATTGTCCTATAATGGCGCGCAACATGTACTTTATTGGGCGGATGTGTCCGCTGAGATAGCTTTTGTAGTACCCAATGCTTGGAATATGCGCTATAATAGTGACATTGACAGCTGTAGCCTGTCCAGCAATATCAGCGACCAGAGCACGGCAAGCAATGTATGGATGCGCGGAGAGGATACTGGGCCTTTAAAGTCGAAGCCAAGAAATCTCAGCTTAGAGCTTGACACTGGCAGTAGAAACAAGGAACCAATACCACCCACTCGACGAAAGGGTACTGTTTCGAAGCCTGCGTTGCTCGCTCAAGCTCCAACAAAGATATTTCTCGTATGGCTGGAGAGCTTTGAGGATTATTTGAATTTCCCTGTTGAAGATCTTCTGGCCTACGCACGCACTGGAGAAGAGCTACATtcaatgcaaatgccaaaagcaGCTGATTGCCATGTGATTTTTGTACATTCTCTGCAGTCTGGTTTGCTGCGAGTAAAACTCTTGGGACCATCTGGACGCATGAGCTTTGCTACACCACTTGTCGACGGCATGGTGCTCAGTCGTCGTATTGTGGGCAATTTGGTTCGTCAAACGGCGCTAAACATATCACGGCGCAGACGTTTAGATAACGATAAGTAAATACTAGTAATTTGTAACCAGTTTGAGTAAGTAAAATGCTGATTGCTTGTTTACTATTTGTAGTTACCAACCACCACACGTGCGTCGTCGCTTGAAGGTTCAGGACATAGTCCAAAAGTACAAAATGGATCTGACCGAAGCAGAGCTCCTGGCGCATTTGTTCCACCGCTCCATTTAAATCGAATCAACTAACAATAAGTTAACTTATTTTACTGGTATTGGCGCTATtctaaatgcatttcaatgtATTAGGCTAAAATAAACTAACAAAGTTAGGTTCTCAAaaacacaagcaaacaaacaagttaACTTTTAAGCTATAAAGTCGCACCTTGTCTCAACTAGCTAGCCACTTTTGCCTCATCGCCCACATGCTAACAAGACGCGATTAAAGCATTTACAGAAAGCGCAAATTCCGTACT comes from the Drosophila sulfurigaster albostrigata strain 15112-1811.04 chromosome 2L, ASM2355843v2, whole genome shotgun sequence genome and includes:
- the LOC133835083 gene encoding LOW QUALITY PROTEIN: ral GTPase-activating protein subunit beta (The sequence of the model RefSeq protein was modified relative to this genomic sequence to represent the inferred CDS: deleted 1 base in 1 codon); its protein translation is MYSEWASLSTQISANSCGAQCFSVLNKFPASAGREVVISVVKQLGTNLGITQNAEPSHLVKDEEVKWCMDVICFGLSLPLQEHETIKDCVNVYCEWLTALHPQPRISVPKPICEDANLYARQIINHFHNLFVPRQGESSDTIKRQAVLCHRVLRTLQQTAQISQQMDRQTWDTLLLFLLAINEILLAPPTVKDDVGDQLCERVISVLFEVWLLACVRCFPSPSLWKTLQESCAMWRHRVALVDQWNRVNLALTARLLEFSYGPDFTQLKIADEDSQLIPAGMSNDCVAQTWYRFLRMIGNPTALCSPHLISKSSHFVQWALTHEKGAETHQHPCLQMLPQIFLNAIKGISSQVDAFLGVYQPAANQQDNVVTNLLEIRHSLNEATSSTLQQFIHSSSVSNISTQQAGQQQHPHPHHHHHLPHLHLHGAGSFLRDNFVSSSASSALNAIMGHHHQQQPQAQATAVAAAQTQGHLSHGHASPTNVCHGPSTSTVPVGSVSAGGSHSAGVVGCISFTPAEPMLMPLANSTSNSSCVTPTPPLQRRLAKSFSVAPSITQQKGLSKTALISLTRSSANAAAPTTPTSGPPSSSSINSLPSIGTEVRTTLSVARPKCNSILHLFGEWLFEAAHIGGDTWLQNRKRQACEASKRPSSMIMENRKGSISLSQPNSLNDPSSLPPTLTIDKYESGRAEAIGTLCKIFCAKKTGEEILPVYLARFYMALQQCLKITESKECDETLASILLHSADLFRLDLDGINVLLPGYIAALEIVLPDKDLKLKTQATAFNRTDLRRSAINILLSIMVLPLHYHNLPIRNLTSDSNEKPLTFIQLKARLMNILMNALQVETDAQNTHMLLGGLLLCVQDAVTFEECELSGNEHLSGPTGQNHEDNLLSSAYSERSASLVSGTVSFGGQTPAMSSRDTASAHEYPSLTISDDISVDFTHDFESIASYDNAHALFVRATYLVCHRLISSWKTDLNVSLAALELLSGLARLHIRETARKLANDALECKRAVKWICDYICYQCSRPPPAHSKDLHSTIVAAFQCTAAWLMQHPYLLQDKDCLQTVLEVVELGISGTKSQSKNGDLPKFKDEKELKPASMRVRDAAENLLTIILEQVGYFPSECGPESISSLLNELALIKHCTHPTGDGSVGVCNTEQAISKFKYFVTENSTILALLEEPLGNDQDPQPTITLLIRGPFGRHAWTMQLRHLPRSKSGIKYHAVNPGRPIPLNDITQRPECEQKNFPEGVDKVQPCVADYSIPTIEQIREQYGASIIGDLEAMLENQSIHEKLAWAESDNSMDSLSHAQECIPPAVCHEFHAARLFLSHFGFLNFEIRNPQNPNESLGAPPQRPLIVLDTTASAFAADLENLDKLSARTHDTVYVFYVKAGQTSASQIIANMAEDQTYDSHFANMLQTLGWPVQVADHSGWTGFVHNSWSLKNTTESTDRNQSNVSNELSYNGAQHVLYWADVSAEIAFVVPNAWNMRYNSDIDSCSLSSNISDQSTASNVWMRGEDTGPLKSKPRNLSLELDTGSRNKEPIPPTRRKGTVSKPALLAQAPTKIFLVWLESFEDYLNFPVEDLLAYARTGEELHSMQMPKAADCHVIFVHSLQSGLLRVKLLGPSGRMSFATPLVDGMVLSRRIVGNLVRQTALNISRRRRLDNDNYQPPHVRRRLKVQDIVQKYKMDLTEAELLAHLFHRSI